Proteins encoded by one window of Geoalkalibacter sp.:
- a CDS encoding rhomboid family intramembrane serine protease codes for MFLPIGDFPNPRSTPWVNYLLMGANVAVWLLVSLPLSAARPDLHDPLLLEYLYEIGVRGAVPAQAVLDQLSAYDLFVFKYGFRPAEFSLITLFTSLFLHGSWMHLLGNMLFLWIFGNNVEHRLGAAGYLMAYLGAGVAATLFFALFVPGSQTPLIGASGAISGVLGFYFLWFPKNMVKVFIFLFPFIVTTVLVPARLVLGFYLVLDNLLPFLLTRGGAESGVAHGAHIGGFIAGLALGWGMERVPGLNLWRGERSYRKEVARSQAREASGQGLAALIHRHLGEGRPRQAADLYLGLEHRQERAALAADDVLDIGDYLLSVGRDDLALPVFRRFIAERPGDDRVDRAFLGAGLALSRHPRHITSAYQYFLQALEAARSEEVREQARRHLRAIEQLTRRTRDADA; via the coding sequence ATGTTTTTGCCCATCGGCGATTTTCCCAATCCGCGCTCCACCCCCTGGGTCAATTATTTGCTGATGGGGGCCAATGTGGCGGTCTGGCTGCTGGTCTCCCTGCCGCTGAGCGCCGCGCGTCCCGATCTCCATGACCCCTTGCTTCTTGAATACCTTTATGAAATCGGCGTGCGGGGCGCGGTGCCGGCGCAGGCCGTTCTCGATCAGCTGAGCGCCTACGATCTGTTTGTTTTCAAGTACGGATTTCGCCCGGCGGAATTCTCCCTGATCACGCTCTTCACGTCCCTGTTTCTCCACGGCAGTTGGATGCATCTGCTCGGCAACATGCTGTTTCTCTGGATTTTCGGCAACAATGTCGAGCATCGGCTGGGCGCCGCGGGCTATCTGATGGCCTATCTCGGCGCCGGAGTCGCCGCGACCCTGTTCTTCGCGCTGTTCGTGCCCGGATCGCAGACGCCGCTCATCGGTGCCTCGGGGGCCATCTCCGGCGTGCTCGGCTTCTATTTTCTGTGGTTCCCCAAGAATATGGTGAAGGTGTTCATCTTTCTCTTTCCCTTCATCGTCACCACGGTGCTGGTGCCGGCTCGCCTGGTGCTGGGTTTTTACCTGGTGCTCGACAACCTGCTGCCGTTTCTGTTGACGCGCGGCGGGGCGGAATCGGGGGTCGCGCACGGTGCCCATATCGGCGGTTTCATCGCCGGGCTGGCGCTGGGATGGGGAATGGAAAGGGTGCCGGGACTCAATCTCTGGCGCGGCGAGCGCAGCTATCGCAAGGAGGTGGCGCGGTCGCAGGCGCGGGAGGCTTCGGGGCAAGGCTTGGCCGCTCTTATCCACCGGCATCTTGGCGAAGGGCGGCCGCGGCAGGCGGCGGACCTCTATTTGGGGCTGGAGCATCGCCAGGAGCGCGCCGCCCTGGCCGCCGACGATGTTCTGGACATCGGCGATTATCTGTTAAGCGTCGGACGCGACGATTTGGCCCTGCCCGTGTTTCGCCGCTTCATCGCCGAGCGGCCCGGCGATGATCGGGTGGATCGGGCGTTTCTCGGCGCCGGTCTGGCCCTGTCCCGCCATCCTCGCCACATCACCAGCGCTTACCAATACTTTCTTCAGGCCCTCGAGGCCGCGCGCAGCGAGGAGGTTCGCGAACAGGCCCGGCGTCACCTGCGCGCCATCGAGCAGCTGACACGCCGGACTCGGGACGCGGACGCCTAA
- a CDS encoding cation:proton antiporter family protein yields the protein MDPLWITIAFFCGFLIRQLGLPPLVGFLAAGFILNALGVSGGDMLQKVADLGVTLLLFTIGLKLKVRDLLEPVVWAGTTLHMVVTIALMSLVFVGFAQFNLALFADLAPASVVLVAFALSFSSTVFAVKVLEDKGEMSSMHGRAAVGMLIMQDVLAVLFLTASSGKVPSPWALVVVTGLLLLRPYLFRIMDRCDHGELVILYGFFLALVVGAKSFDAVAMKADLGALLIGMLIANHPKSKEMAKSLMGFKEIFLVGFFLSIGLAGIPTWQTLGAATLLALAIPLKAAAYFLLLCRFRLRPRSSLLASFSLANYSEFGLIVAAVGVNNGWLDRQWLTVMALALSLTFVMASPLNSLAHGVYMRFRERLARFEVAGRHPDDLVGVGLVNVAIFGMGRIGSGAYDFMTERCGTNVVGVDLNENVVQQQRESGRNVMLGDATDPDFWDLLKTRDGLARLELVMLAMPKHRANLFAAEQLRKAGFSGTIAAIAMYDDQLEELRRAGVDSAFNFYAEAGNGFAEHVYEQALRSGVLPGVCQVPS from the coding sequence ATGGATCCACTCTGGATAACCATAGCATTTTTTTGCGGCTTTCTCATTCGCCAACTCGGCCTGCCGCCCCTGGTGGGCTTTCTGGCGGCGGGCTTCATCCTCAACGCCCTGGGGGTGTCGGGCGGCGACATGCTGCAGAAGGTCGCCGATCTGGGTGTGACTCTGCTGCTGTTCACCATCGGTCTCAAGCTCAAGGTGCGCGATCTTCTCGAACCCGTTGTCTGGGCCGGAACGACCTTGCACATGGTGGTGACCATCGCCCTGATGAGTCTGGTGTTCGTCGGATTTGCCCAGTTCAATCTCGCCCTCTTCGCGGATCTGGCTCCGGCCAGTGTCGTGCTCGTCGCCTTCGCCTTGAGTTTTTCCAGCACGGTCTTTGCCGTGAAAGTGCTCGAGGACAAGGGCGAGATGTCGTCCATGCACGGGCGGGCGGCCGTAGGCATGCTCATCATGCAGGACGTTCTGGCGGTTTTGTTTCTCACCGCCTCCAGCGGCAAGGTGCCCTCGCCCTGGGCTCTGGTGGTGGTGACCGGCCTGTTGCTGCTGCGGCCCTATCTGTTTCGCATCATGGATCGCTGCGATCACGGCGAACTGGTGATTCTTTATGGATTTTTCCTGGCCCTGGTGGTGGGCGCCAAGAGCTTTGACGCCGTGGCGATGAAGGCCGATCTGGGCGCGCTGCTCATCGGCATGCTCATCGCCAATCACCCCAAATCCAAGGAAATGGCCAAAAGTTTGATGGGGTTCAAGGAAATCTTTCTCGTGGGGTTTTTCCTCAGCATCGGCCTGGCCGGGATTCCCACCTGGCAAACCCTGGGCGCGGCGACTTTGCTGGCTTTGGCCATCCCCCTCAAGGCGGCGGCGTACTTCCTGCTGCTATGCCGTTTTCGCCTGCGTCCGCGCTCTTCGCTGCTGGCCTCCTTTAGTCTGGCCAATTACAGCGAATTCGGCCTGATCGTCGCGGCGGTCGGCGTGAACAACGGCTGGCTGGATCGGCAATGGTTGACGGTCATGGCCCTTGCCCTGTCCCTGACCTTTGTCATGGCATCACCCCTCAATTCCCTGGCCCATGGCGTCTATATGCGGTTTCGCGAGAGGTTGGCGCGCTTCGAGGTCGCGGGGCGGCACCCCGACGACCTTGTCGGCGTGGGCTTGGTGAATGTCGCCATTTTCGGCATGGGGCGCATCGGCAGTGGCGCCTATGATTTCATGACGGAGAGGTGCGGCACCAACGTGGTGGGCGTGGATCTGAATGAGAATGTCGTGCAGCAGCAGCGCGAAAGCGGGCGTAACGTCATGCTCGGCGATGCCACCGATCCGGATTTCTGGGACCTGCTCAAGACCCGTGACGGTCTGGCGCGACTCGAGTTGGTGATGCTGGCCATGCCCAAGCACCGTGCCAATCTCTTCGCCGCCGAGCAATTGCGCAAGGCTGGATTCAGCGGCACCATCGCCGCCATCGCCATGTACGACGACCAACTCGAGGAACTGCGCCGGGCCGGCGTGGATTCGGCTTTCAACTTCTACGCCGAGGCGGGCAACGGTTTTGCCGAGCACGTTTACGAGCAGGCCCTGCGTTCCGGGGTTCTGCCCGGGGTTTGCCAGGTGCCTTCCTGA
- a CDS encoding YfiR family protein, which translates to MAILTGLGMHRPTRLLLGALLVLSCSLGLGAPASAKAQPPAVLEEYEAKAAFLFNFAKFVHWPQPTRAEEPLSIGIVGANPFGATIHHLEESSIGGRPVRVLFPENRDEIRACQVLFISRSESHRLPRWLADLEARPVLTVSDMDDFAARGGMIGLLLHNNRIRFEINLAAAQQAGLNISSKLLGLAINAEDLMRERRP; encoded by the coding sequence ATGGCAATTCTAACCGGCCTTGGCATGCATCGGCCGACGCGCCTGTTGCTTGGCGCCCTGCTCGTCCTGAGCTGTTCGCTGGGCCTCGGCGCGCCTGCGTCCGCCAAGGCCCAGCCGCCGGCGGTGCTGGAGGAATACGAGGCCAAGGCCGCCTTTCTCTTCAACTTCGCCAAATTCGTCCACTGGCCGCAACCGACGAGAGCCGAAGAGCCGCTGAGCATCGGCATCGTCGGCGCCAACCCCTTTGGCGCGACCATCCACCATCTGGAGGAAAGCTCCATCGGCGGCCGTCCCGTCCGTGTCTTGTTTCCCGAAAATCGCGACGAAATCCGCGCCTGCCAGGTTTTGTTCATCAGCCGTTCCGAATCCCATCGCTTGCCCCGCTGGCTGGCCGACCTGGAGGCAAGGCCCGTTCTCACGGTCAGCGACATGGATGACTTCGCCGCGCGCGGCGGCATGATCGGCCTGCTGCTGCACAACAACCGCATCCGTTTCGAGATCAACCTCGCGGCGGCCCAGCAGGCGGGATTGAACATCAGCTCCAAGCTGCTCGGCCTGGCGATCAATGCCGAAGATTTGATGCGGGAGCGGCGGCCATGA
- a CDS encoding ATP-binding protein, which produces MKNICRNLPIRHKLMAFALLTSCAALLLAATAFVTLEVLGFRDSAVEKSAALARILANNSQAALLFEDAPVAEALLQSLEAQPNIFFARIYDKQFIPFASYRPTNRAVPPDEAFLHDALLCESHGPPGPREGHYCFTARALCYVQPILFDGEFLGTIQILTDLSELHTRLIGFGAGSLGVLFLSLLLAFALAARLQRVISQPVLSLAATMEEISRSGDYRVRMPRESNDELGTLMDGFNHMLEQIEARDRQLESHQHGLEEQVRLRTAELSLANAALNETVDALRQAKDAAEAANRAKSTFLANLSHEVRTPMVGILGMSDLLLKSELGPRQRQLAETVQSSGQSLLGILDDLLDIAKIEAGRLTLVDAVFDPHLVIVEALRLFEVSTQAKGIDLHWRIDPALPHGLSGDAGRLRQIILNLVGNAVKFTAAGEVGVEVSWDGAARKTGRLRLVVRDTGIGIEAEAQERIFEAFAQADSSTSRQFGGSGLGLAIVRQLLQLMGGSVQLTSRIGQGTTLTCDIPFALAPRAEPDAMPAARPPDEGALPTGEPKRILLAEDNATTQMLVRLILEPHNLELRVAQDGLQALAALDKESFDLILMDCQMPGMDGFEVTRRLRGAGNRTPIVALTANLQRSFRDTCLHAGMNDFLGKPFRQAELLAVLERWLDKGSRGESP; this is translated from the coding sequence ATGAAGAATATCTGCCGCAACCTGCCCATTCGCCACAAGCTCATGGCCTTCGCCCTGCTCACCAGTTGCGCGGCCCTGCTGCTGGCGGCGACGGCCTTCGTCACCCTGGAGGTGCTCGGTTTTCGCGACAGCGCCGTGGAGAAATCGGCGGCCCTGGCGCGCATCCTGGCCAACAACAGCCAGGCCGCCCTGCTGTTCGAGGATGCCCCGGTCGCCGAAGCGCTTCTGCAGAGCCTCGAGGCGCAACCGAACATCTTTTTCGCCCGCATTTACGACAAGCAGTTCATCCCCTTTGCCTCCTATCGCCCCACGAACCGCGCCGTCCCGCCGGACGAGGCGTTTTTGCACGACGCCCTGCTCTGTGAGTCACACGGACCGCCGGGGCCGCGCGAGGGTCACTACTGTTTCACCGCCCGGGCCTTGTGCTATGTGCAACCCATCCTGTTCGACGGCGAGTTTCTCGGCACGATTCAGATCCTGACCGACTTGTCGGAACTGCATACGCGGCTCATCGGCTTTGGCGCGGGCAGCCTGGGCGTGCTTTTCCTCAGCCTGCTCCTCGCCTTCGCCCTGGCGGCGCGCCTGCAACGCGTCATCTCCCAGCCCGTTCTTAGCCTGGCGGCCACCATGGAGGAGATCTCCCGCAGCGGCGACTACCGGGTGCGCATGCCGCGTGAATCCAACGACGAGCTCGGCACCCTCATGGACGGCTTCAATCACATGCTCGAACAGATCGAGGCGCGCGACCGGCAGCTCGAGAGCCATCAGCATGGCCTGGAGGAACAGGTGCGACTGCGTACCGCGGAGCTCTCCCTGGCCAATGCCGCCCTGAACGAAACCGTCGACGCCCTGCGCCAGGCCAAGGACGCGGCGGAGGCCGCCAATCGCGCCAAGTCGACGTTTCTCGCCAATCTCAGCCACGAAGTGCGCACGCCCATGGTCGGCATTCTCGGCATGTCCGATCTGCTGCTCAAATCCGAGCTTGGCCCGCGCCAGCGTCAACTGGCCGAAACTGTTCAGAGTTCCGGACAGTCATTGCTCGGAATCCTTGATGATCTGCTCGACATCGCCAAAATCGAAGCCGGCCGTTTGACCCTGGTGGATGCGGTCTTCGACCCTCACCTCGTCATCGTGGAGGCGCTGCGCCTGTTCGAGGTTTCCACCCAGGCCAAGGGCATCGACCTCCATTGGCGGATCGATCCGGCGCTGCCCCATGGGCTGAGCGGCGACGCGGGGCGTCTGCGCCAGATCATCCTCAATCTGGTCGGCAACGCGGTCAAATTCACCGCGGCGGGCGAGGTGGGCGTCGAGGTTTCCTGGGATGGGGCGGCGCGAAAGACCGGCCGCCTGCGTCTTGTGGTGCGCGATACGGGCATCGGCATCGAAGCCGAGGCGCAGGAGAGAATTTTTGAAGCCTTCGCCCAGGCCGACAGTTCGACAAGCCGCCAGTTCGGCGGTTCGGGGCTGGGCCTGGCCATCGTGCGCCAGTTGCTTCAGCTCATGGGCGGATCCGTTCAGTTGACGAGCCGGATCGGCCAGGGAACGACTCTTACCTGCGACATTCCTTTTGCCCTTGCACCCCGGGCCGAACCTGACGCAATGCCGGCGGCCCGTCCCCCGGACGAGGGAGCCCTGCCAACCGGCGAACCAAAGCGCATTCTTCTCGCGGAAGACAACGCCACCACGCAAATGCTGGTGCGGCTGATCCTTGAGCCGCACAATCTGGAGCTCAGGGTCGCCCAGGACGGCCTCCAGGCACTGGCCGCCCTGGATAAGGAATCCTTTGATTTGATCCTGATGGACTGCCAGATGCCGGGCATGGACGGCTTTGAAGTGACCCGCCGCCTGCGTGGCGCCGGCAACCGCACACCCATCGTCGCCCTGACCGCCAACCTGCAGCGCAGCTTCCGCGACACCTGCCTACACGCGGGCATGAATGATTTTCTGGGAAAACCCTTTCGCCAGGCCGAACTGCTCGCCGTCCTCGAGCGCTGGCTGGACAAGGGATCCAGGGGGGAGTCGCCTTGA
- a CDS encoding fumarylacetoacetate hydrolase family protein, with product MISVRLQGSSRNFTVGKIVCLGRNYAEHIRELGNETPEEPVVFLKPATSLIRAGEKIVIPPYARECHHEVELAVLIGHYGRNIAASAAYAHVAGYGIALDMTLRDVQERLKKKGLPWEIAKAFDTSCPISDFAPRERVADPHDLKIRLWVNGELRQDGHTGQMIHRIPEIIAYVSAIFTLEEGDIILTGTPAGVGPVRGGDRIHAEIEGLGVLDVGVE from the coding sequence ATGATCAGCGTCCGCTTACAGGGCAGCAGCCGCAATTTTACCGTGGGCAAGATCGTCTGTCTGGGTCGCAACTATGCCGAGCATATCAGGGAACTCGGCAATGAAACGCCCGAGGAGCCCGTGGTGTTTCTCAAGCCGGCCACCAGCCTGATCCGCGCCGGAGAGAAGATCGTCATTCCGCCTTATGCCCGGGAGTGTCACCACGAGGTCGAACTGGCCGTGCTCATCGGCCATTACGGCCGCAACATCGCGGCCTCCGCGGCCTACGCGCATGTCGCGGGCTACGGCATCGCCCTCGACATGACCCTGCGCGACGTCCAGGAACGGCTCAAGAAAAAGGGGCTGCCCTGGGAAATCGCCAAGGCCTTCGACACCTCCTGCCCCATATCCGATTTCGCGCCCCGCGAGCGGGTCGCCGATCCGCACGACCTGAAAATTCGCCTGTGGGTCAACGGTGAGTTGCGTCAGGACGGCCACACCGGACAGATGATCCACCGCATTCCCGAGATCATCGCCTATGTCTCCGCCATCTTCACCCTGGAGGAAGGCGACATCATCCTCACCGGTACCCCCGCCGGCGTCGGGCCGGTGCGCGGCGGCGACCGGATTCATGCCGAGATCGAAGGACTGGGCGTTTTGGACGTCGGCGTGGAGTGA
- the ppdK gene encoding pyruvate, phosphate dikinase, whose product MAAKYVYFFGEGKAEGRGDMKNLLGGKGANLAEMTSIGLPVPPGFTITTEVCTEFYKNNRQYPAELKGQVEAALGQVEKLMNKKFGDSNNPLLVSVRSGARASMPGMMDTVLNLGLNDETIKGVIAQSGDARFAYDSYRRFIQMYSNVVMGMNGELLEDILEEMKEHCGVEEDTKLSAEDLRKLVTLFKDKVKETLGRDFPNDPHEQLWGAIGAVFGSWMNQRAITYRRLNNIPAEWGTAVNVQSMVFGNMGDDCATGVAFTRNPSTGERVFFGEFLVNAQGEDVVAGIRTPQPINKGQGDGSLPSMEEVMPESYAQLMKIQQTLEKHYKDMQDIEFTIEKSKLYMLQTRNGKRTARAAVKIAVDMVNEGLIDEKTAVLRVDPQQLDQLLHPSLDPKAPKTIIAKGLPASPGAVNGEVVFSADDAEDAARIGLKVILVRIETSPEDIHGMHAAQGILTARGGMTSHAAVVARGMGKCCVAGCGDIKVDYTKQEFTTRGGLVIKKGDIITLDGSTGEVMQGAVPTVAPELTGEFGRLMTWVDKYRRLRVRTNADTPQDSKVARDFGAEGIGLCRTEHMFFDAERIMAVREMILAEEVEGRRKALAKILPMQKGDFKGIFREMKGLPVTIRLLDPPLHEFLPQKDAEIEEISKVMGVQVATLKAKVESLHEFNPMLGHRGCRLGITFPEIYDMQVQAIMEAACELVKQDGFEIVPEIMIPLVGHVRELEIMRANAVRVADEVIARYGVSVKYLIGTMIELPRAALTADEVAVQADFFSFGTNDLTQTTFGLSRDDAGKFLPYYVEQDILPNDPFVTLDQGGVGQLVRMGCEKGRKTRPDLKLGICGEHGGDPESVIFCHDIGLDYVSCSPFRVPVARLAAAHAVLKGGR is encoded by the coding sequence TTTTACAAGAACAACCGTCAGTATCCCGCCGAGCTCAAGGGACAGGTGGAAGCCGCTCTTGGTCAGGTCGAAAAGCTCATGAACAAGAAGTTCGGCGATTCGAACAATCCGCTCCTGGTTTCGGTGCGCTCGGGGGCGCGCGCCTCCATGCCCGGCATGATGGACACGGTGCTCAATCTCGGCCTCAACGACGAGACCATCAAGGGCGTCATCGCCCAGAGCGGCGATGCGCGCTTCGCCTACGATTCCTACCGCCGTTTCATCCAGATGTACTCCAACGTCGTCATGGGCATGAACGGTGAACTGCTCGAGGACATCCTCGAGGAGATGAAGGAGCATTGCGGCGTCGAGGAGGACACCAAGCTCTCCGCCGAGGATCTCAGGAAGCTGGTGACCCTGTTCAAGGACAAGGTCAAGGAAACCCTCGGCCGCGACTTCCCCAACGATCCCCATGAGCAGCTCTGGGGCGCCATCGGTGCCGTGTTCGGCTCCTGGATGAACCAGCGCGCCATCACCTACCGCCGTCTCAACAACATCCCCGCCGAGTGGGGCACTGCCGTCAACGTCCAGTCCATGGTGTTCGGCAACATGGGCGATGACTGCGCCACCGGCGTGGCCTTCACCCGCAACCCCTCCACCGGCGAGCGGGTGTTTTTCGGCGAGTTCCTGGTCAACGCCCAGGGCGAGGACGTGGTGGCCGGCATCCGCACCCCGCAGCCCATCAACAAAGGGCAGGGCGACGGCAGCCTGCCCTCCATGGAAGAAGTCATGCCGGAGAGCTATGCCCAGCTGATGAAGATCCAGCAGACCCTTGAAAAGCACTACAAGGACATGCAGGACATCGAGTTCACCATCGAGAAAAGCAAGCTCTACATGCTGCAGACGCGCAACGGCAAGCGCACCGCGCGCGCCGCTGTGAAGATCGCCGTCGATATGGTCAACGAGGGGCTCATCGACGAGAAAACGGCGGTGCTGCGCGTCGACCCCCAGCAGCTCGATCAACTGCTGCATCCCTCGCTGGATCCCAAGGCGCCAAAGACCATCATCGCCAAGGGTTTGCCCGCCTCGCCCGGTGCGGTCAACGGCGAGGTGGTGTTCAGCGCCGACGACGCCGAGGACGCCGCGCGCATCGGCCTCAAGGTGATTCTGGTGCGCATCGAGACCAGCCCCGAGGATATTCACGGCATGCACGCCGCCCAGGGCATTCTCACCGCGCGCGGCGGCATGACCTCGCATGCCGCGGTGGTGGCGCGCGGCATGGGCAAGTGCTGCGTGGCCGGCTGCGGCGACATCAAGGTCGATTACACCAAGCAGGAGTTCACCACCCGCGGCGGCCTGGTGATCAAGAAGGGGGATATCATCACCCTGGATGGTTCGACCGGCGAGGTCATGCAAGGCGCGGTGCCGACGGTGGCGCCCGAGCTGACCGGCGAATTCGGCCGGCTCATGACCTGGGTGGACAAGTATCGTCGCCTGCGCGTGCGCACCAACGCCGACACGCCCCAGGACTCCAAGGTGGCGCGCGATTTCGGCGCCGAGGGCATCGGCCTGTGCCGCACCGAGCACATGTTCTTCGACGCAGAGCGCATCATGGCGGTGCGCGAGATGATCCTCGCCGAGGAGGTCGAAGGCCGGCGCAAGGCCCTGGCCAAGATCCTGCCCATGCAGAAGGGCGATTTCAAGGGCATCTTCCGCGAGATGAAGGGCCTGCCCGTGACCATTCGTCTCCTCGATCCGCCCCTGCACGAGTTCCTGCCGCAGAAGGACGCGGAGATCGAGGAAATTTCCAAGGTGATGGGCGTGCAGGTGGCCACCCTGAAAGCCAAGGTCGAGAGCCTGCACGAGTTCAATCCCATGCTCGGTCATCGCGGCTGCCGCCTCGGCATCACCTTCCCCGAAATTTACGACATGCAGGTGCAGGCCATCATGGAGGCGGCCTGCGAGCTGGTCAAGCAAGACGGCTTCGAGATCGTGCCGGAAATCATGATTCCCCTGGTCGGGCATGTGCGCGAGCTCGAAATCATGCGCGCCAACGCCGTGCGAGTCGCCGATGAGGTGATCGCGCGCTACGGCGTCTCCGTCAAATACCTGATCGGCACCATGATCGAATTGCCCCGCGCGGCCCTGACCGCCGACGAGGTGGCGGTGCAGGCCGATTTCTTCTCCTTCGGCACCAATGACCTGACCCAGACCACCTTCGGTCTATCGCGCGACGATGCCGGCAAGTTCCTGCCCTACTACGTGGAACAGGACATTTTGCCCAATGACCCCTTCGTGACCCTGGACCAGGGCGGAGTGGGGCAACTGGTGCGCATGGGTTGCGAGAAGGGCCGCAAGACACGTCCCGACCTCAAGCTCGGTATCTGCGGCGAGCATGGCGGGGATCCGGAAAGTGTCATCTTTTGCCACGACATCGGTCTGGATTATGTGTCCTGTTCGCCTTTCCGCGTGCCCGTGGCGCGGCTGGCCGCGGCCCATGCGGTCCTCAAGGGCGGCCGATAG
- a CDS encoding TonB-dependent receptor plug domain-containing protein: MALFVPQIVLALMTLLLWIPPAWCAPKSLTDFSLEELMAMEVTSVAKAPQPLSHAAAAVFVINAEDIRRSGATTIPDLLRMVPGLQVAKIDANKWAVSARGFNGRFANKLLVMVDGRSIYTPLFAGVHWEIHGLMLEDIEVVRGPGGSLWGANAVNGVINIITRHAADTQGTLVSAAAGSQEYAAVTARQGWQSGDGSHARLFAKYSGQGPGEASTHDPADDFHRHRAGLRYDREIDPRASLTLQAEAYGGKAGQMIVEPLLIEPYARLVTDDADFAGGFLLGRWRKEFPAAGELSFQTYLDHGSYEDFVFDHRLTTYDFDFQHRFAPHRLHELTWGLGYRRMDDRLGKTPLTFFEPAKRTDHLWSAFVQDRITLVPDLLEATLGTKWEHNDYTGIEWQPNLRLLYTPHPDHTLWAAVSRAVRTPSRAEEDIRINMRFFPAETPFNPAPFPVRVQVRGKDALKAETIDAYEAGYRSRLRSNLFVDLAFFYNRYRNVIGGKVADFTPVVDPIFHVVQWVESTDEIKGNSHGAEIAASWQVLGTWKVQWAYTYLNLSIKTPDRDGKTLSHLEDTEAPRHQVSLRSVFSPIRSLDLDLWARYVDALSNVATDPTLEKISVPAYITLDARLAWRPRKNLELALVGQNLLERRHAEFAGYDFFEVLATEVPRSLYGKVTWQF; the protein is encoded by the coding sequence TTGGCGTTGTTTGTCCCGCAAATCGTCCTGGCCTTGATGACCCTGCTGTTGTGGATCCCGCCCGCCTGGTGCGCCCCCAAATCCCTGACGGACTTCTCCCTGGAGGAACTCATGGCCATGGAGGTCACCTCCGTGGCCAAGGCCCCACAACCGCTATCCCATGCGGCGGCCGCCGTGTTCGTCATCAATGCCGAGGATATCCGCCGCTCCGGCGCGACCACCATCCCCGACCTGCTGCGCATGGTGCCCGGCCTGCAGGTGGCCAAGATCGACGCCAACAAATGGGCGGTGAGCGCGCGCGGCTTCAACGGACGCTTCGCCAACAAACTGCTGGTCATGGTCGACGGCCGCAGCATCTATACGCCCCTGTTCGCGGGCGTCCATTGGGAAATTCACGGCCTGATGCTCGAGGACATCGAGGTGGTGCGCGGCCCCGGCGGCAGCCTCTGGGGCGCCAACGCCGTCAACGGCGTCATCAACATCATCACCCGTCACGCAGCGGATACCCAGGGAACGCTGGTCAGCGCGGCCGCCGGCAGCCAGGAGTATGCCGCCGTGACGGCGCGCCAGGGCTGGCAAAGCGGCGACGGCAGCCATGCCCGCCTGTTCGCCAAATACAGCGGTCAAGGCCCCGGCGAGGCATCGACCCATGATCCCGCCGATGATTTTCACCGCCACCGCGCCGGCTTGCGCTACGATCGCGAGATCGATCCGCGCGCCTCCCTGACCCTGCAGGCGGAAGCCTACGGCGGCAAGGCCGGGCAAATGATCGTCGAGCCCCTGCTGATCGAGCCTTACGCCCGCCTGGTCACCGATGATGCCGATTTCGCGGGCGGATTCCTGCTCGGTCGCTGGCGGAAAGAGTTCCCCGCGGCTGGGGAGCTCAGCTTCCAGACTTACCTCGACCATGGCAGCTACGAGGATTTCGTCTTCGACCATCGCCTCACGACCTACGACTTTGACTTCCAGCATCGCTTCGCGCCCCATCGGCTCCACGAACTGACCTGGGGGCTGGGCTACCGGCGCATGGACGACCGCCTTGGTAAAACACCCCTGACGTTTTTCGAGCCCGCCAAGCGAACCGATCACCTGTGGAGCGCTTTTGTCCAGGATCGCATCACCCTCGTGCCGGATCTGCTCGAAGCCACCCTGGGCACCAAATGGGAACACAACGACTATACGGGGATCGAGTGGCAGCCCAACCTGCGCCTGCTCTACACGCCCCATCCCGACCACACCCTGTGGGCGGCGGTATCGCGGGCGGTGCGCACGCCCTCAAGGGCCGAGGAGGATATTCGGATCAACATGAGGTTTTTCCCCGCCGAAACCCCCTTCAACCCGGCGCCCTTCCCGGTACGGGTGCAGGTGCGGGGAAAAGACGCTCTCAAGGCAGAAACCATCGACGCCTACGAAGCGGGGTACCGGTCCCGGTTACGCTCCAATCTGTTTGTCGATCTGGCTTTTTTCTACAACCGCTACCGAAATGTCATCGGCGGCAAGGTCGCCGATTTCACGCCCGTAGTCGACCCAATATTTCATGTGGTCCAGTGGGTTGAATCGACCGATGAAATCAAGGGGAATAGCCACGGCGCCGAAATCGCCGCGAGTTGGCAAGTGTTGGGGACATGGAAGGTGCAATGGGCATACACCTATCTGAACCTCTCCATCAAAACTCCCGACAGGGACGGAAAAACGCTAAGCCACCTCGAGGACACGGAAGCCCCGCGGCACCAGGTGTCCTTGCGTTCTGTATTTTCTCCCATCCGAAGCCTTGATCTCGATCTCTGGGCCCGCTATGTCGATGCCCTATCCAATGTCGCCACCGATCCCACGTTGGAAAAAATCAGCGTGCCCGCCTACATCACCCTTGACGCCCGCCTCGCCTGGCGCCCGCGCAAGAATCTGGAGTTGGCCCTAGTCGGCCAGAATCTTCTGGAGCGCCGCCACGCTGAATTCGCCGGGTACGATTTCTTCGAGGTTCTCGCCACCGAGGTGCCGCGCAGCCTGTACGGCAAGGTGACATGGCAATTCTAA